From one Zhongshania sp. R06B22 genomic stretch:
- the gspL gene encoding type II secretion system protein GspL — protein sequence MTALLLIDLPLTPAAPVAWLHWDTDRSSVIAEGVLDNASELASLADRAEGVPCYVLIPGEAVSAHRVVLPKGGRVGLSALPFQLEDKLCGDLDSVHIATGTIKANQAADVLVIGRDLVAYCLDVLRSSGLRVKALLPDYAVLPENAVVVAEHQVAANFHAHSAGVNTANFSVWQQLAAAGEQADQDVQWYFSNDYRGELTEYAPANAVHCKGRLHAFARNFAPWPLSLLSGNYVLKDEGGEALNRLRWPLILLACLLLVHWFGLAVQTRTMTLEIEALDKGMIEIYQQAFPGARVVNARSQMRSQLNALENAGSNGAMMPWLDKVAAASRGRSNISLSQLNYENDPPVMKLLVKAASYEVVDQWLAALKAQGLDVNRGAFGQEGSGIAGQVSIRGAAQ from the coding sequence TTGACTGCGTTATTATTAATAGATTTACCCCTGACGCCGGCGGCGCCGGTCGCTTGGTTACACTGGGATACTGATCGCTCCAGTGTGATTGCGGAAGGTGTATTGGATAATGCGAGTGAACTGGCAAGCTTGGCCGACAGGGCTGAGGGTGTGCCGTGCTATGTGTTAATTCCCGGCGAAGCGGTGAGTGCGCATCGGGTTGTACTCCCAAAAGGTGGACGAGTTGGTTTGTCAGCATTGCCTTTCCAGCTTGAAGATAAGCTCTGTGGTGATCTCGATAGCGTGCATATTGCTACCGGTACTATAAAAGCAAACCAGGCGGCTGATGTACTGGTGATCGGTCGTGATTTGGTCGCTTACTGTTTAGACGTTCTGCGCAGCAGCGGCCTGCGTGTTAAGGCCTTATTGCCAGATTATGCGGTTTTGCCTGAAAACGCAGTGGTTGTAGCTGAGCATCAAGTGGCAGCAAATTTTCACGCCCACTCAGCGGGTGTTAATACGGCTAACTTTTCGGTTTGGCAGCAATTGGCAGCAGCGGGCGAGCAAGCAGACCAGGATGTGCAGTGGTATTTTAGCAATGACTATCGCGGCGAATTGACTGAGTACGCGCCAGCTAATGCCGTTCACTGTAAAGGTCGTTTACACGCCTTTGCACGCAACTTCGCGCCGTGGCCGCTGTCTCTGCTGAGCGGGAATTATGTGCTTAAAGATGAGGGTGGCGAGGCCTTGAATCGTCTGCGCTGGCCGCTGATATTACTTGCGTGCTTGCTGCTCGTACATTGGTTTGGCTTAGCGGTGCAAACTCGCACCATGACCCTTGAAATCGAGGCCCTTGATAAAGGCATGATCGAAATTTATCAGCAGGCATTCCCCGGCGCTAGAGTCGTTAATGCGCGAAGCCAAATGCGCAGTCAGTTGAACGCCTTGGAAAATGCCGGTAGCAACGGTGCAATGATGCCTTGGTTGGATAAGGTGGCGGCGGCAAGCCGTGGTCGCAGCAATATTAGTCTGAGCCAACTTAACTATGAAAATGATCCGCCGGTGATGAAATTATTGGTGAAAGCGGCGTCTTACGAAGTTGTCGATCAGTGGCTTGCGGCGCTAAAAGCGCAAGGCCTTGATGTCAATCGTGGCGCTTTCGGGCAGGAGGGTAGTGGTATCGCAGGGCAGGTGAGTATCAGAGGAGCGGCGCAATGA
- the gspK gene encoding type II secretion system minor pseudopilin GspK → MNMPGKQRGAALMMVLLIVSIMVVLAVGLIDGVRYSSQRLLNQRLMDQGYWYALGGERIAVFALEDAADDAVTALNQDWARKDIVFPIEGGSIAGLVSDEQACFNLNSLYRAEPATGAADDVTGAEQVFTALLENLEISAQRAEFIIGRTQDWIDEDFSPEGIYGAEDLSYTALDYPYLPPNSLLDSVSEMGLYAEFEEDEQKRIEPYVCALPEVNTAINVNTLTADKAALLAAAIANVLSVEEVNAVLESRPENGWADTASFVTALNLPTGEVLPAKLLQGIGVKSHYFKGLADVFYEQRQMRLFSRVVLKNGKAVVYGREYGEVF, encoded by the coding sequence ATGAATATGCCGGGCAAACAGCGCGGCGCGGCGTTAATGATGGTGCTTCTCATTGTGTCGATTATGGTGGTGCTCGCCGTTGGCTTAATTGATGGTGTGCGGTATAGCAGCCAGCGACTGTTGAATCAGCGATTGATGGACCAAGGGTATTGGTATGCACTTGGCGGCGAGCGCATTGCGGTTTTTGCGTTAGAAGATGCAGCCGATGACGCGGTGACTGCGCTAAATCAGGACTGGGCTAGAAAAGATATTGTCTTCCCGATAGAAGGCGGTTCTATTGCTGGCTTGGTGAGCGATGAACAGGCGTGCTTTAACCTGAATTCGCTATATCGGGCAGAGCCGGCAACGGGCGCTGCCGATGACGTCACCGGGGCAGAGCAGGTTTTTACTGCGCTGTTAGAAAACTTGGAGATATCGGCACAGCGGGCGGAGTTTATTATTGGTCGGACCCAGGATTGGATCGACGAGGATTTTTCTCCTGAAGGCATCTATGGCGCTGAGGATCTAAGCTATACCGCCTTGGATTATCCCTATTTGCCACCTAATAGTTTATTAGACTCAGTGAGTGAAATGGGTTTATACGCTGAATTTGAAGAAGATGAGCAGAAGCGCATAGAACCCTATGTGTGTGCGTTACCCGAAGTGAATACGGCCATTAATGTGAATACCTTAACGGCGGATAAAGCGGCCTTGCTGGCAGCGGCAATTGCCAATGTGCTGTCGGTAGAGGAAGTGAATGCAGTACTGGAAAGCAGGCCAGAAAATGGCTGGGCGGATACGGCTAGCTTTGTCACTGCACTGAACTTACCAACGGGTGAGGTCTTGCCTGCAAAACTTTTACAAGGCATTGGTGTGAAGTCACATTATTTTAAGGGTTTGGCAGATGTGTTTTACGAGCAACGTCAAATGCGTTTGTTTAGCCGAGTGGTGTTAAAAAACGGCAAGGCAGTTGTTTATGGCCGCGAGTATGGAGAAGTTTTTTGA
- the gspJ gene encoding type II secretion system minor pseudopilin GspJ has protein sequence MSQRMHRSQEKGFTLVELLIAVGIMALLGTVGALLLNTSLENQAAIETRQQALERVALALTVFRRDLEQITPRIPRDEQGDAMAANIVAEQVGEDSELEFVHGGRRVLPGRGLSSTLERVRYVREDKELIRYSAAVADPAGSTTWQRQVLLNDVSDFVVELWDGNRWSVFWPPSTQVNATQPRSLRMTMSTGVWADIQLNVLLPELLQ, from the coding sequence ATGAGCCAGCGGATGCATAGGAGCCAAGAAAAAGGTTTTACCTTAGTCGAACTACTTATTGCTGTTGGCATTATGGCCTTATTGGGTACGGTAGGCGCGTTGCTGTTAAATACCTCCTTGGAGAATCAAGCCGCCATCGAAACCAGACAGCAGGCCTTAGAGCGCGTGGCTTTAGCGCTGACAGTGTTCAGACGTGATTTAGAACAGATTACGCCGCGTATTCCCCGGGATGAACAGGGCGATGCGATGGCCGCGAATATTGTCGCGGAGCAAGTCGGAGAGGATAGCGAACTAGAATTTGTGCACGGCGGTAGACGGGTATTGCCGGGCAGGGGTTTAAGTAGCACGCTTGAGCGGGTGCGTTACGTGCGCGAAGATAAAGAACTTATAAGATACAGTGCTGCGGTTGCTGACCCAGCGGGAAGTACCACCTGGCAGCGTCAGGTATTACTCAATGACGTTAGCGACTTTGTCGTAGAGCTGTGGGACGGCAATCGTTGGTCGGTGTTTTGGCCACCCAGTACTCAGGTAAATGCCACCCAGCCAAGGTCCTTGCGGATGACGATGTCGACCGGTGTGTGGGCGGATATTCAGTTGAACGTGTTGTTACCCGAGTTATTGCAATGA
- the gspI gene encoding type II secretion system minor pseudopilin GspI, with amino-acid sequence MSILSIHKHHRQSRVRRSRGFTLLEIMVALVIFATAAVALSKSLTESANSVGAIEQRQFADLVAHNVLVDILRDGYGNSNSGKVTLAGFDYRWQRSVQETPHPDIRRVDVEVYLSSGKDILATRSAFLGK; translated from the coding sequence ATGAGTATATTGTCGATTCACAAACACCATCGTCAATCTCGTGTTCGCCGCAGCAGGGGCTTCACCTTGCTGGAAATTATGGTGGCCTTGGTTATTTTTGCCACGGCAGCGGTCGCGCTGAGTAAAAGTTTGACGGAGAGTGCCAACAGCGTCGGCGCGATAGAACAGCGCCAGTTTGCCGATTTGGTTGCCCACAATGTACTGGTTGATATTCTTCGTGACGGCTACGGTAATAGTAATAGCGGTAAAGTGACGTTAGCGGGGTTTGATTATCGCTGGCAGCGCAGTGTTCAGGAAACACCGCACCCAGATATTCGTCGTGTCGATGTGGAGGTGTATTTGAGTTCTGGCAAAGACATTCTAGCCACTCGTTCGGCGTTTCTTGGCAAATGA
- the gspH gene encoding type II secretion system minor pseudopilin GspH gives MKNWPATSLTGKNDRGFSLLELMVVVFIIGLLSGVAALTLPSKDGGALLQEQRYKLIGHLRSARAEAVFSGRSLGLAWEQQSGRFYVLTAQGWEGVQQGVLAKGLRLDERVTSLISVAGEPIKDATGGADSDEQDGSPATTPQILFLGDGQISPFEWRLSSAGAESLLLDEQLTIER, from the coding sequence GTGAAGAACTGGCCAGCGACATCGTTAACTGGCAAGAATGATCGAGGCTTTTCATTACTAGAGCTGATGGTTGTTGTTTTTATCATCGGCTTACTTAGTGGCGTTGCCGCCCTCACTCTGCCGTCTAAAGACGGTGGGGCGTTACTGCAAGAACAGCGTTATAAATTGATAGGGCATCTGCGAAGCGCGCGAGCTGAGGCGGTGTTTAGTGGACGCAGTCTAGGTTTGGCATGGGAACAGCAAAGCGGGCGATTTTACGTGCTGACCGCCCAGGGTTGGGAGGGGGTTCAGCAAGGAGTTTTAGCAAAAGGGTTAAGACTTGATGAACGCGTGACTTCTTTGATTAGCGTTGCCGGTGAACCAATTAAAGATGCGACGGGTGGTGCTGACTCCGACGAACAAGATGGCAGCCCCGCAACAACGCCACAAATATTGTTTCTTGGCGACGGCCAGATTTCTCCTTTTGAATGGCGTTTGTCATCCGCGGGAGCGGAGTCTTTGCTCCTCGACGAACAGTTAACCATAGAGCGCTGA
- the gspG gene encoding type II secretion system major pseudopilin GspG — MLVSKFKDKDKEKARQSVSGKKGFTTKQGGFSLLEIMVVIVIMGLLVAVVAPNVLQNQDRAMVEKARADISVLEQALDMYKLDNHVYPTTDQGLQALVKRPETGAVPKSYRSNGYIKRLPEDPWGNPYIFIQPGEHGAFDLYSTGADGEEGGEELASDIVNWQE, encoded by the coding sequence ATGTTGGTATCTAAATTTAAAGATAAAGATAAAGAAAAAGCGCGTCAGAGTGTCAGTGGCAAAAAAGGATTTACGACAAAGCAAGGCGGTTTCTCCTTGCTGGAAATCATGGTTGTTATTGTCATTATGGGCTTATTAGTTGCGGTAGTGGCCCCGAATGTGCTCCAAAACCAAGATCGGGCTATGGTCGAAAAAGCACGTGCAGATATTTCGGTGCTAGAGCAAGCGCTGGACATGTACAAGCTTGATAACCATGTTTACCCGACCACAGATCAAGGCTTGCAGGCTTTAGTGAAACGTCCTGAGACTGGCGCTGTACCCAAGAGCTATCGCAGTAACGGTTATATAAAACGCCTGCCAGAAGATCCATGGGGCAATCCTTATATATTCATTCAGCCTGGTGAGCATGGCGCGTTTGACTTGTATTCAACGGGCGCAGATGGAGAAGAAGGTGGTGAAGAACTGGCCAGCGACATCGTTAACTGGCAAGAATGA
- the gspF gene encoding type II secretion system inner membrane protein GspF: MPAFEYRALDANGANKKGIVEADSGRQARQLLRDQQLFPLDVKQTREKTRAENARRSYGRSRVNIADLALFVRHLATLIQSGIPLEEALAATAKHTRKAYLKRVVLDLRARVLEGHSLAEGLNEHPQVFNPVFRALVSSGEKSGDLGLILDQLADYTEDSQKLRGVIVQAAMYPLVLLFVALSVIAALMTYVVPKVTAQFAHYDQALPMLTRILITLSDGLAANWAYILIIIAAIALSIKWWLSSPERRLRADKAILKIPLWGLLMLELDASRMLRTLSILMSSGVPFLETLKVACDTLSNQHLKKSMAIVREQVREGKSFSRCLQEQAELPPLAIYMIASGETSGEMEAMTQRAASNLERELQARVQMFVTLFEPLLIVVLGGVVLSIVLAIMLPILQLNNLTQF; the protein is encoded by the coding sequence ATGCCGGCCTTTGAATATCGCGCGCTTGATGCCAATGGCGCTAATAAGAAAGGTATAGTTGAGGCTGACTCCGGCCGGCAGGCGCGCCAGTTATTGCGCGACCAGCAATTATTTCCTCTAGATGTAAAACAAACACGCGAAAAAACCCGTGCCGAAAATGCGCGTCGTAGTTACGGTCGCTCGCGGGTCAATATTGCTGATCTCGCTTTATTTGTTCGCCATCTTGCCACCTTGATACAGTCTGGCATCCCGCTTGAAGAAGCCTTGGCGGCGACCGCCAAACACACTCGCAAAGCTTATTTAAAACGTGTGGTATTAGATCTGCGGGCAAGGGTGTTGGAAGGGCATTCATTAGCTGAGGGTTTGAATGAGCACCCTCAGGTATTTAATCCTGTCTTCAGAGCGCTGGTGAGTTCCGGTGAAAAGTCTGGCGACCTGGGTTTAATTCTTGATCAGCTGGCTGACTATACCGAAGACAGTCAGAAGCTACGTGGAGTTATTGTTCAGGCAGCCATGTATCCCTTGGTATTGTTATTTGTTGCGCTGTCGGTAATAGCCGCGCTGATGACTTATGTGGTGCCTAAGGTCACCGCGCAATTTGCCCACTACGACCAAGCGCTGCCAATGCTGACCCGAATCTTGATTACCCTGAGTGATGGTTTAGCGGCAAATTGGGCTTATATACTGATTATTATTGCGGCAATAGCCCTAAGTATTAAATGGTGGTTAAGTTCACCAGAACGACGCCTGCGAGCAGATAAAGCCATATTAAAGATTCCGCTTTGGGGTCTGTTGATGTTGGAGCTAGATGCCTCGCGGATGCTCAGAACCTTGTCTATTCTGATGTCCTCAGGGGTGCCGTTTTTAGAAACCTTGAAAGTGGCCTGCGACACCTTGTCGAATCAGCATTTGAAGAAAAGTATGGCAATCGTTCGCGAGCAGGTTCGGGAAGGCAAGAGTTTTAGCCGTTGTCTGCAAGAGCAGGCCGAGCTGCCGCCGTTGGCGATCTATATGATAGCTAGCGGTGAGACCAGTGGTGAAATGGAAGCCATGACGCAGCGCGCCGCAAGTAATCTTGAGCGCGAATTACAGGCGCGAGTACAGATGTTTGTGACCTTGTTCGAGCCACTTTTGATTGTGGTTTTGGGGGGCGTAGTATTATCGATTGTATTGGCGATTATGCTGCCAATATTGCAGTTGAATAATCTGACACAGTTTTAG
- the gspE gene encoding type II secretion system ATPase GspE, with protein MSQLLSYPFARSNRVLVEETDSGFDVLCCKETPAAAIAEVQRVLAGAVCLKLCEEKVLQDKINETFQRQQGDAMSAMGDISSEVDLDRLAEEIPESQDLLDAQDDAPVIRLINALFGEALKLDASDIHIETYEKTMSVRLRVDGILQEVLTPSRRLAPLLVSRIKVMSRLDIAEKRVPQDGRVSLRIAGRSVDVRVSTIPSNYGERVVMRLLDKQAARIDIDQLGMPEKTLSALKDLLQQPNGILLVTGPTGSGKTTTLYAGLMSLNDRRRNILTVEDPVEYDIDGIGQTQVHTKVGMTFARGLRAILRQDPDVVMLGEVRDQETAEIAVQASLTGHMVLSTLHTNTAVGAVTRLVDIGVEPYLIASSLKGVLAQRLVRKLCEHCRHEIVLDKTEARLLGDPTVEGQKAFNAAGCDMCQHTGYKGRQGVYELLVVDREVGELIHNRASEQDILRKVGNHMPSLMDEGRRLVLAGQTSLDELLRSVREGGDAGL; from the coding sequence ATGAGCCAGCTTCTGAGTTACCCCTTTGCACGCAGTAATCGCGTGTTGGTCGAAGAGACTGACAGCGGCTTCGATGTGCTGTGCTGTAAAGAAACCCCCGCTGCCGCGATAGCGGAAGTTCAGCGTGTGCTGGCTGGAGCGGTGTGCTTAAAACTCTGCGAAGAAAAAGTTCTACAAGATAAAATTAATGAAACATTTCAGCGCCAACAAGGCGATGCGATGTCGGCGATGGGCGATATCTCTAGCGAGGTCGATCTCGATCGTCTTGCAGAAGAAATTCCCGAGTCCCAAGATTTGCTCGATGCACAGGATGACGCTCCCGTTATTCGCTTGATTAACGCCTTATTTGGCGAAGCGCTGAAGCTGGATGCATCTGATATCCATATTGAGACCTACGAAAAAACCATGTCGGTGCGTTTGCGGGTTGATGGTATCTTACAGGAAGTGTTGACCCCAAGTCGGCGTTTGGCGCCGTTACTGGTATCGCGAATTAAAGTGATGTCGCGCTTAGATATTGCCGAGAAACGCGTTCCCCAAGATGGTCGTGTTTCACTGCGTATTGCGGGCCGCTCTGTAGATGTCCGGGTCTCAACAATTCCATCGAATTATGGCGAACGCGTGGTTATGCGATTGCTAGACAAACAAGCCGCGCGAATTGATATTGATCAGCTCGGAATGCCCGAGAAAACCTTGTCTGCATTAAAAGACTTGCTCCAGCAGCCCAATGGTATTCTTTTGGTTACCGGTCCTACTGGCTCAGGTAAAACCACCACGCTATACGCGGGATTAATGTCCTTGAATGACCGTCGCCGCAATATTCTGACGGTAGAAGACCCTGTTGAATATGATATCGACGGTATAGGTCAGACTCAGGTGCACACCAAGGTTGGGATGACATTTGCGCGTGGGCTTCGCGCCATCCTTCGTCAGGATCCCGACGTGGTTATGCTGGGCGAGGTGCGCGACCAAGAGACTGCAGAGATCGCTGTGCAAGCGTCACTAACGGGCCATATGGTGTTGTCGACATTACATACCAATACTGCTGTAGGCGCGGTGACTCGCTTGGTCGACATCGGTGTTGAACCGTATTTAATTGCATCGAGTTTGAAGGGGGTTTTAGCCCAACGATTAGTGCGTAAGCTGTGTGAGCACTGTCGGCATGAAATTGTTCTCGACAAAACTGAAGCGAGATTGCTAGGTGATCCGACCGTAGAGGGTCAGAAAGCATTTAACGCAGCAGGCTGTGACATGTGTCAGCACACGGGTTATAAAGGCCGTCAGGGTGTCTACGAGTTGCTGGTGGTTGATCGCGAAGTGGGTGAGCTGATTCATAATCGCGCCAGCGAACAAGATATTTTGCGCAAGGTTGGCAATCATATGCCTTCTTTGATGGATGAAGGTCGACGCCTAGTATTAGCGGGTCAAACCAGCCTAGATGAATTGCTGAGAAGTGTGCGAGAGGGCGGTGATGCCGGCCTTTGA
- the gspD gene encoding type II secretion system secretin GspD yields the protein MKLLLRKCCLVLGLFVALSASAFAESFDLDMQNVDIGEFINTVAKLTGKTIVVDSRVKGKISVESHRKLDAEELYQIFLLQLGVEGYSAIEVGDGILKVIPNQAAKIEGIRVQSDRSSMGRSESIVTRIAQLQNADADELVKSLRPLVDNKVGVITSYADSNIILITDRESNVRRLMSIVNAVNSVDTQLMETVVLEHSSAEEVERILTKVLSQQTRKRGAAKPVVAADPRTNTLILFGDDDARSYLRRLVKDLDSEVSNQSNIRVRYLKYAKAADIAPVLKSISDTLIKGDEAAKSAAGNNGSSMINIEAHDQTNSIVMSGSPHIIDNLESVIADLDIRRAQVLVEAIIIEVSDNRAKELGVQWLFKGGSSGNVPAGGINFGGGASGSGSAPGIISLLAGAEAAATAVSGVRGAAFGLGKLKDGAFSFATLLTALANDTESNILSTPSLLTLDNEEASILVGQEIPVVTGSTASSTNANPFQTITRQEVGIKLLFTPQINEGDAVQLNIEQEVSSLSPSTGAADVITNKRTIKTAVLVNDGATIVLGGLIDDQVTEQSAKVPLLGDIPLLGRLFRSDSTTKVKRNLMVFIRPTIVRDQGTLSELSARKYNYIRAEQLVKSEQGINLFPFSDLAVLPEWTGMDASPPGILPSKPVPPPMTPAEDAVEKKQRKLSGENQPAPAPQ from the coding sequence ATGAAATTGTTACTACGTAAATGCTGTCTTGTATTAGGGCTTTTTGTCGCGCTGTCTGCAAGCGCGTTCGCTGAAAGCTTTGATCTTGACATGCAGAATGTTGATATTGGTGAGTTTATTAACACCGTCGCGAAACTCACCGGCAAAACCATCGTGGTAGATAGTCGTGTAAAAGGTAAAATCAGCGTTGAAAGCCACCGTAAATTAGATGCTGAGGAGTTATATCAGATCTTCCTGCTGCAACTTGGGGTAGAAGGTTATTCAGCGATTGAAGTGGGTGATGGGATCTTAAAAGTTATTCCCAACCAAGCGGCAAAAATTGAAGGCATAAGAGTGCAGTCGGACCGTTCGTCAATGGGGCGTAGTGAGTCGATTGTGACGCGTATTGCCCAATTGCAGAACGCGGATGCAGATGAATTGGTGAAGTCCTTGCGTCCATTGGTCGACAATAAGGTGGGCGTGATTACCAGTTACGCTGATTCGAATATTATTTTAATCACAGACCGGGAGTCGAATGTACGACGTCTAATGTCGATTGTGAATGCGGTTAACTCTGTCGATACCCAGCTAATGGAAACAGTGGTGCTGGAGCATTCTTCGGCGGAGGAAGTGGAGCGAATCTTAACCAAGGTGTTGTCCCAACAAACGCGTAAGCGTGGTGCTGCGAAGCCGGTAGTGGCAGCTGATCCGCGCACGAATACTCTTATTCTGTTTGGCGACGATGACGCTCGCTCGTATTTGCGACGTCTCGTGAAGGATCTAGATAGTGAAGTTAGCAACCAATCTAATATTCGTGTTCGCTATTTGAAATATGCCAAGGCGGCAGATATTGCGCCGGTTCTTAAAAGTATTAGCGACACCCTGATTAAAGGCGACGAGGCGGCTAAATCAGCGGCGGGCAATAATGGATCGTCGATGATCAATATTGAAGCCCATGATCAAACCAACTCCATCGTGATGTCCGGTAGTCCGCATATTATTGATAATCTGGAGTCGGTGATCGCCGATTTAGATATTCGCCGTGCGCAGGTATTGGTTGAAGCCATTATCATTGAAGTGTCTGATAACCGCGCTAAAGAGTTGGGTGTGCAGTGGCTGTTTAAGGGCGGATCCTCCGGGAATGTCCCTGCTGGCGGCATCAATTTCGGTGGCGGTGCCTCGGGTAGTGGCAGCGCGCCAGGTATTATCAGTCTGCTTGCTGGCGCAGAGGCTGCGGCAACGGCAGTGAGCGGCGTGAGAGGTGCGGCATTTGGCTTGGGCAAACTTAAAGATGGTGCCTTTAGTTTTGCCACCCTGCTAACCGCATTGGCCAATGATACTGAGTCGAATATCCTGTCCACACCCAGCTTATTAACACTCGATAATGAAGAGGCGTCGATTCTGGTTGGACAGGAGATTCCGGTTGTTACCGGTTCAACGGCGAGCTCGACTAATGCCAATCCTTTTCAAACCATTACGCGTCAGGAAGTTGGTATAAAGCTGCTATTTACCCCGCAAATCAATGAAGGGGATGCGGTACAACTTAATATTGAGCAAGAGGTTTCCTCGCTCAGTCCGTCCACCGGGGCGGCCGACGTTATTACCAATAAACGGACGATTAAAACTGCTGTCTTGGTCAATGACGGTGCAACGATTGTGCTTGGTGGTTTGATTGATGACCAAGTGACCGAGCAATCCGCTAAAGTGCCCTTACTTGGTGATATTCCCTTACTGGGTCGTCTGTTCCGCTCAGACAGCACCACCAAGGTGAAACGGAATTTGATGGTATTTATTCGTCCGACTATCGTGCGTGATCAGGGCACCCTGTCAGAATTGAGTGCGCGTAAATATAACTATATCCGTGCTGAGCAGTTGGTAAAGTCTGAGCAGGGAATTAACTTATTCCCCTTTAGCGACTTGGCAGTACTACCCGAGTGGACCGGAATGGATGCATCTCCGCCAGGTATTTTGCCTAGCAAGCCGGTACCACCGCCGATGACGCCCGCTGAAGATGCGGTTGAAAAGAAACAGCGTAAACTGTCGGGTGAGAATCAGCCGGCACCGGCTCCGCAATAA
- a CDS encoding type II secretion system protein N — translation MTLTRVFPPRVAVAANVLLWAILLAGLAALCWQISAWLRDPALPTAVISAESPDLGAAQAAVGSYDIQSLLGVPLFGVPPVSEVAAVEAQQDVRRSSLKITVIGLVSGADERGVAVLRHGSKTKAYIVGEKIEVPGSVRLLAVLTDYIIIENNRKREKIELDKKAELAGISSAAAPNVSDSDTINLDTPEIRRLIGNARDTVQNSPLMLARYFSASPVNEGGRLIGYEIKPGRDKRLFEELALQLGDVVLSVNGQSVVDLQPQELFKLMQNTTSFELLVQRADTILTKRFDI, via the coding sequence GTGACATTAACAAGAGTTTTTCCTCCGCGCGTGGCTGTCGCTGCGAATGTTCTGCTGTGGGCAATATTATTAGCCGGTCTAGCGGCCTTATGTTGGCAGATATCAGCGTGGTTGCGTGATCCCGCGCTTCCCACTGCGGTTATCAGTGCCGAGAGCCCAGACCTAGGCGCGGCGCAAGCGGCTGTTGGTTCTTACGATATTCAAAGTTTGCTCGGGGTGCCTTTGTTTGGGGTGCCGCCAGTCAGCGAAGTTGCAGCGGTTGAAGCTCAGCAGGATGTTCGTCGCAGCAGCTTGAAAATCACCGTTATTGGTTTGGTCTCCGGCGCGGATGAACGTGGTGTTGCGGTGCTCCGACACGGTAGCAAGACCAAGGCCTATATCGTTGGCGAAAAAATTGAAGTCCCGGGTTCGGTGCGCTTGCTAGCTGTGCTAACTGACTACATCATTATAGAGAATAATCGTAAACGCGAGAAAATCGAACTCGATAAAAAGGCCGAACTGGCGGGCATTAGTAGCGCTGCGGCGCCTAATGTGTCCGACAGCGATACCATAAATCTTGATACCCCTGAGATTCGCCGCTTAATCGGCAATGCTAGAGATACCGTGCAAAATAGTCCCTTGATGTTGGCGCGATACTTCTCAGCAAGCCCTGTTAATGAGGGCGGCCGCCTGATTGGTTATGAAATAAAACCTGGTCGAGATAAGCGCCTGTTCGAAGAATTAGCCTTGCAGCTTGGCGATGTTGTGCTGTCTGTCAACGGCCAGTCCGTTGTGGATTTGCAGCCTCAAGAATTGTTTAAGCTCATGCAAAACACCACATCCTTTGAACTTCTGGTTCAACGTGCCGACACCATACTCACCAAAAGATTTGATATATGA
- a CDS encoding DUF3012 domain-containing protein yields the protein MKTIKLFGLLSVVYLISACAPEIGSDAWCAGMDKKAKGDWSANEATDYAKHCVFK from the coding sequence ATGAAAACAATAAAATTGTTCGGACTACTCAGTGTGGTTTACCTTATCTCGGCGTGTGCGCCAGAGATAGGTAGTGATGCCTGGTGTGCAGGCATGGATAAAAAGGCCAAGGGTGACTGGTCAGCTAATGAAGCAACGGATTATGCTAAGCACTGTGTTTTTAAATAG
- a CDS encoding rubredoxin produces the protein MSELNKWECVICGFIYDEAEGMPDDGIPAGTLWADVPDDWECPDCGISKFDFDMVAA, from the coding sequence GTGAGTGAGTTAAATAAGTGGGAGTGTGTTATTTGCGGTTTTATCTATGATGAGGCTGAAGGTATGCCTGATGATGGAATTCCTGCGGGTACCTTGTGGGCTGATGTGCCTGACGACTGGGAATGTCCAGACTGTGGAATAAGTAAGTTTGATTTTGATATGGTCGCTGCTTGA